From Prionailurus viverrinus isolate Anna chromosome B2, UM_Priviv_1.0, whole genome shotgun sequence, the proteins below share one genomic window:
- the LOC125165866 gene encoding disks large-associated protein 5-like, whose product MSSSHFASRHRKDLSIDMIRTKIAHRKSLSQKGNRHKEYERNRHFGLKDVNIPTLESRVLLELDETCQNLVPEKASVKPRSTKTALGDQRKQMLQKYKEEKQLQKLKEQREKAKRGVFKVGLYRPDMPCFLLSNQSTEPKKAVPSSVRITRSKAKDQMEQSKIDNGSDVRAIRPGQRQTSERKVLDKERKAVQPVTTTSVRMTRSATQAAKQNARTVSSTTTRKPVTRANDHEIERKAPNQGRPAKNIETKPEKVISFKLDSEENTLDSQASTTNGMDPDGVLPKLENLPKTNTAKMKGKNSFAPQDFMFQPLDGLRTYQVTPMTPRSANAFLTPSYTWTPLETEIAKTQEPTKEILAQKCKTSSAKIVHQDSNKLQCPLGSLTVWNKEHVLNKDETTKNSNGLPTKEVPSLEINEDQVSQPQHDVPYFRNILQSETEKLTSHCLEWDRKLELDIPDDAKDLIRTAVGQTRLLMKERFKQFEGLVDNCEYKRGEKETTCTDLDGFWDMVSFQIEDVNQKFNNLTKLEESGWQNNNNTNKKVFRKKVVSGVASKSKEDDGRIAARNRLAAIKNAMRERMKKEEHVEAAASVMPKEVDTIVFDAGFFRIESPVKSFSGLSISSERLSQRLRTPKSVSKAVSENRSKMGVLRQTVSPQNPDPSSTTCGHVDKETLLSAIPKNSIEDTPCPGLQDLIEVNYGTNKISFEMDRLPSERMSLPLPAGEVRDDINDNKKEEISDDVERMELNSSVTAQDVLMSSPEKNTASQNNILQEEETKISQSVLFDTKSLTTECHLLDSPGLNCGNTFTQVERRHPDHGRHISFGGNLITFSPLRPLSEEHPEEF is encoded by the coding sequence ATGTCTTCATCACATTTTGCCAGTCGACACAGAAAGGATTTAAGTATCGACATGATTAGAACTAAAATTGCTCATAGGAAATCACTGTctcaaaaaggaaacagacataaGGAATATGAACGAAATAGGCACTTTGGTTTGAAAGATGTCAACATTCCAACCTTGGAAAGTAGAGTTCTTCTTGAATTAGATGAGACATGTCAAAATCTTGTTCCAGAAAAGGCCAGTGTCAAGCCAAGGTCAACGAAAACTGCTCTAGGTGATCAACGAAAGCAAATGCTccagaaatacaaagaagaaaagcaacttCAGAAAttgaaagagcagagagagaaagctaaaCGAGGAGTATTTAAAGTAGGCCTTTATAGACCCGATATGCCTTGTTTTCTGTTATCAAACCAGAGTACAGAGCCAAAAAAGGCTGTTCCATCTTCTGTACGGATTACAAGGTCAAAGGCCAAAGACCAAATGGAGCAGAGTAAGATTGATAATGGGAGTGATGTTCGAGCAATTCGACCTGGTCAAAGACAAACTTCTGAAAGAAAAGTGttggacaaagagagaaaagccGTACAGCCTGTAACGACCACATCGGTGAGAATGACTCGATCAGCCACTCAAGCAGCAAAGCAGAATGCCAGAACAGTCTCATCTACTACAACAAGAAAGCCAGTCACAAGAGCTAATGATCATGAAATAGAGAGAAAGGCACCAAATCAAGGAAGACCTgccaaaaatatagaaacaaaacctGAAAAGGTCATTTCTTTTAAACTTGATAGTGAAGAAAATACTTTGGATTCACAAGCCAGTACAACAAATGGAATGGATCCAGATGGAGTCTTACCAAAACTGGAAAACTTACCTAAGACAAATACtgcaaaaatgaaaggaaagaactcCTTCGCACCTCAAGATTTTATGTTTCAGCCATTGGATGGTCTGAGGACCTATCAAGTAACACCTATGACTCCCAGAAGTGCCAATGCTTTCTTGACACCCAGTTATACCTGGACCCCTTTAGAAACAGAAATTGCTAAGACTCAAGAACCAACAAAAGAAATTCTGGCCCAAAAGTGTAAAACTTCCTCTGCGAAGATAGTACATCAAGATTCAAATAAACTGCAGTGTCCTTTGGGTTCTCTCACAGTTTGGAATAAAGAACATGTCTTAAATAAAGATGAAACTACTAAAAATTCAAATGGCCTCCCAACAAAAGAAGTCCCGTcacttgaaataaatgaagatcAGGTATCTCAGCCACAACATGATGTGCcatatttcagaaatattcttCAGTCAGAAACTGAGAAATTAACTTCGCACTGCTTGGAGTGGGACAGGAAGCTTGAATTGGACATTCCAGATGATGCTAAAGATCTTATTCGCACAGCAGTTGGGCAAACAAGACTCCTTATGAAGGAAAGGTTCAAGCAGTTTGAAGGGCTGGTGGACAATTGTGAATACAAACGAGGTGAGAAGGAGACGACCTGTACAGATCTGGATGGATTTTGGGATATGGTTAGTTTTCAGATAGAAGATGTAAACCAAAAATTCAACAATTTGACTAAACTTGAGGAATCTGGATGGCAGAACAAtaataatacaaacaaaaaagtctTTCGGAAAAAAGTTGTCTCGGGTGTAGCAAGTAAATCCAAAGAGGATGATGGAAGAATTGCAGCTAGAAATCGCCTAGCTGCCATAAAAAAtgcaatgagagagagaatgaagaaggaagaaCATGTGGAGGCAGCGGCCTCTGTAATGCCAAAGGAAGTTGATACAATAGTGTTTGATGCTGGATTTTTCAGAATTGAAAGTCCCGTTAAATCCTTCTCAGGACTTTCTATCTCTTCTGAACGTCTTTCTCAAAGACTTAGGACACCTAAGTCTGTCAGCAAAGCTGTGTCTGAGAACAGGTCTAAGATGGGCGTTCTGAGACAAACTGTGTCACCACAGAATCCTGATCCTTCAAGTACCACATGTGGACATGTTGATAAGGAGACTTTGCTTTCAGCTATTCCTAAAAACAGCATAGAAGATACTCCGTGTCCTGGATTACAAGATTTAATCGAAGTAAATTATGGTACAAACAAGATAAGCTTTGAGATGGATCGTTTACCCAGTGAAAGAATGAGTTTGCCTCTACCTGCTGGTGAAGTGAGAGATGATATTAATgataacaaaaaggaagaaatttcagaTGATGTGGAAAGAATGGAACTAAATTCTTCGGTTACAGCACAGGATGTTTTAATGAGCAGCCctgaaaaaaatacagcatcacAAAATAATATCTTACAGGAAGAGGAAACTAAAATTTCTCAGTCAGTACTGTTTGATACTAAAAGTCTCACTACTGAATGCCATCTTCTTGATTCGCCAGGCCTAAACTGTGGTAATACATTCACTCAGGTGGAGAGGAGACATCCAGATCATGGCAGACACATTTCCTTTGGTGGTAACTTGATTACCTTTTCACCTCTAAGGCCCCTCAGTGAAGAACATCCAGaagaattttga